From Stigmatopora nigra isolate UIUO_SnigA chromosome 17, RoL_Snig_1.1, whole genome shotgun sequence, a single genomic window includes:
- the marveld2a gene encoding MARVEL domain-containing protein 2 isoform X1 gives MFHDEEQPGRSEHDDQTPHYDQVPADTLPRAKPYEPHPLSSAVYLGLSADPLPPPPLPDLPPIGPDYHSHGDLVLNLDPALDIKPVHRFIPDSWKTFFRVSNRSGKKGAWLEPPSASYKNNSTSEGVRCSPPHTPSVPDSYQDPYGGSAVSYESGKELLDLGESASGHTYRTAPTYAERVEEYHQRYAFMKSWAGLLRILCFVELLLGAAVFACVCAYIDKDNKWYNTFGYSSPGSGYGGGLYGTGANSYSGPRTPFVLVVAGLAWLVTIIILVLGMTMYYRTILLDSIWWPLTEFIINLCLAVFYMAAGIVYVRDTTRGGLCSYPMFNNGMAGDFCRTEAGQTAAIIFLFLTMLIYLIGAGVSLKLWRHEAARRNRERNAHEMRQSPFGSPQLLQLDTASATVNRENSGQESPVVFTRDVPIALAPKVLQGAIPSGHIPKPVIVPDYIAKYPTIRSDEERDQYRAVFNDQYAEYKELHADVLAACKKFDEMDGMMQNLPRQAGTQMEADRINRILQEFQRKKNDPTFLEKKERCDYLKNKLSHIKLKIQEYDKVMEWNDGYD, from the exons ATGTTCCATGATGAAGAGCAGCCGGGTCGCAGCGAACATGACGACCAGACGCCGCACTACGACCAAGTGCCGGCCGACACACTGCCTCGAGCCAAGCCTTACGAGCCTCACCCTCTGAGCTCGGCAGTGTACTTGGGGCTCAGTGCCGACCCGCTCCCACCGCCACCTCTACCCGATCTGCCTCCCATTGGACCCGACTACCACAGCCACGG TGACCTGGTGTTGAACCTGGACCCAGCGCTGGACATCAAACCGGTCCACCGCTTCATCCCTGACTCGTGGAAAACATTCTTCCGGGTCAGCAACCGAAGCGGCAAAAAGGGGGCATGGCTGGAACCTCCATCGGCATCATATAAAAACAACAGTACTAGCGAGGGAGTCCGGTGCTCACCCCCGCACACACCGTCTGTCCCGGACTCGTACCAGGACCCTTACGGGGGCTCAGCCGTTAGCTACGAATCAGGCAAGGAACTCCTGGACTTGGGCGAGTCGGCCTCGGGCCACACCTACCGTACAGCCCCAACCTACGCCGAGCGCGTGGAGGAGTACCACCAACGCTATGCTTTCATGAAGTCGTGGGCGGGGCTGCTGCGGATCCTGTGCTTTGTAGAGCTGCTTCTTGGCGCCGCTGTTTTCGCCTGCGTATGTGCTTACATCGACAAGGACAACAAGTGGTACAACACGTTCGGCTACTCATCACCAGGTAGCGGCTATGGTGGCGGCTTATATGGCACTGGCGCTAACTCCTACTCAGGCCCCAGGACACCTTTTGTACTAGTTGTTGCCGGTCTGGCGTGGCTGGTAACCATCATTATATTGGTACTGGGTATGACCATGTACTACCGTACCATCCTGCTTGACTCCATCTGGTGGCCACTGACAGAATTCATCATCAACTTGTGTCTAGCTGTGTTCTACATGGCGGCAG GTATTGTGTACGTACGTGACACGACACGTGGGGGCCTGTGTTCTTACCCTATGTTCAACAATGGTATGGCTGGCGACTTCTGCCGGACAGAGGCGGGGCAGACAGCTGCTATCATCTTCCTTTTCCTCACCATGCTTATCTACCTGATTGGGGCCGGCGTCAGCCTGAAGTTGTGGCGCCACGAAGCGGCGCGGCGAAACCGTGAGCGCAACGCGCATGAG ATGCGGCAGTCACCCTTTGGATCGCCACAGTTGCTG CAGCTAGATACCGCTAGTGCTACAGTGAACCGCGAAAACTCTGGACAAGAATCCCCAGTCGTGTTTACTCGGGACGTGCCCATTGCCTTGGCCCCCAAGGTCCTGCAGGGGGCCATCCCTTCCGGGCACATACCCAAGCCGGTCATCGTGCCTGATTACATTGC GAAATACCCAACCATCCGCTCAGATGAGGAGCGCGACCAGTATCGTGCCGTATTCAATGACCAGTATGCTGAGTACAAGGAGCTGCATGCCGACGTTCTGGCTGCCTGCAAGAAGTTTGATGAAATGGACGGCATGATGCAGAATCTCCCACGCCAGGCCGGCACTCAGATG
- the marveld2a gene encoding MARVEL domain-containing protein 2 isoform X2, which yields MFHDEEQPGRSEHDDQTPHYDQVPADTLPRAKPYEPHPLSSAVYLGLSADPLPPPPLPDLPPIGPDYHSHGDLVLNLDPALDIKPVHRFIPDSWKTFFRVSNRSGKKGAWLEPPSASYKNNSTSEGVRCSPPHTPSVPDSYQDPYGGSAVSYESGKELLDLGESASGHTYRTAPTYAERVEEYHQRYAFMKSWAGLLRILCFVELLLGAAVFACVCAYIDKDNKWYNTFGYSSPGSGYGGGLYGTGANSYSGPRTPFVLVVAGLAWLVTIIILVLGMTMYYRTILLDSIWWPLTEFIINLCLAVFYMAAGIVYVRDTTRGGLCSYPMFNNGMAGDFCRTEAGQTAAIIFLFLTMLIYLIGAGVSLKLWRHEAARRNRERNAHEMRQSPFGSPQLLLDTASATVNRENSGQESPVVFTRDVPIALAPKVLQGAIPSGHIPKPVIVPDYIAKYPTIRSDEERDQYRAVFNDQYAEYKELHADVLAACKKFDEMDGMMQNLPRQAGTQMEADRINRILQEFQRKKNDPTFLEKKERCDYLKNKLSHIKLKIQEYDKVMEWNDGYD from the exons ATGTTCCATGATGAAGAGCAGCCGGGTCGCAGCGAACATGACGACCAGACGCCGCACTACGACCAAGTGCCGGCCGACACACTGCCTCGAGCCAAGCCTTACGAGCCTCACCCTCTGAGCTCGGCAGTGTACTTGGGGCTCAGTGCCGACCCGCTCCCACCGCCACCTCTACCCGATCTGCCTCCCATTGGACCCGACTACCACAGCCACGG TGACCTGGTGTTGAACCTGGACCCAGCGCTGGACATCAAACCGGTCCACCGCTTCATCCCTGACTCGTGGAAAACATTCTTCCGGGTCAGCAACCGAAGCGGCAAAAAGGGGGCATGGCTGGAACCTCCATCGGCATCATATAAAAACAACAGTACTAGCGAGGGAGTCCGGTGCTCACCCCCGCACACACCGTCTGTCCCGGACTCGTACCAGGACCCTTACGGGGGCTCAGCCGTTAGCTACGAATCAGGCAAGGAACTCCTGGACTTGGGCGAGTCGGCCTCGGGCCACACCTACCGTACAGCCCCAACCTACGCCGAGCGCGTGGAGGAGTACCACCAACGCTATGCTTTCATGAAGTCGTGGGCGGGGCTGCTGCGGATCCTGTGCTTTGTAGAGCTGCTTCTTGGCGCCGCTGTTTTCGCCTGCGTATGTGCTTACATCGACAAGGACAACAAGTGGTACAACACGTTCGGCTACTCATCACCAGGTAGCGGCTATGGTGGCGGCTTATATGGCACTGGCGCTAACTCCTACTCAGGCCCCAGGACACCTTTTGTACTAGTTGTTGCCGGTCTGGCGTGGCTGGTAACCATCATTATATTGGTACTGGGTATGACCATGTACTACCGTACCATCCTGCTTGACTCCATCTGGTGGCCACTGACAGAATTCATCATCAACTTGTGTCTAGCTGTGTTCTACATGGCGGCAG GTATTGTGTACGTACGTGACACGACACGTGGGGGCCTGTGTTCTTACCCTATGTTCAACAATGGTATGGCTGGCGACTTCTGCCGGACAGAGGCGGGGCAGACAGCTGCTATCATCTTCCTTTTCCTCACCATGCTTATCTACCTGATTGGGGCCGGCGTCAGCCTGAAGTTGTGGCGCCACGAAGCGGCGCGGCGAAACCGTGAGCGCAACGCGCATGAG ATGCGGCAGTCACCCTTTGGATCGCCACAGTTGCTG CTAGATACCGCTAGTGCTACAGTGAACCGCGAAAACTCTGGACAAGAATCCCCAGTCGTGTTTACTCGGGACGTGCCCATTGCCTTGGCCCCCAAGGTCCTGCAGGGGGCCATCCCTTCCGGGCACATACCCAAGCCGGTCATCGTGCCTGATTACATTGC GAAATACCCAACCATCCGCTCAGATGAGGAGCGCGACCAGTATCGTGCCGTATTCAATGACCAGTATGCTGAGTACAAGGAGCTGCATGCCGACGTTCTGGCTGCCTGCAAGAAGTTTGATGAAATGGACGGCATGATGCAGAATCTCCCACGCCAGGCCGGCACTCAGATG